The sequence below is a genomic window from Primulina huaijiensis isolate GDHJ02 unplaced genomic scaffold, ASM1229523v2 scaffold17037, whole genome shotgun sequence.
atcgatcctatcaactTCGGAGAAGAAGAACTGGAATAAATTTGTGATATTCAATTAGCAGTGTAatcattaaattaaagtttCTTACATTTAAACGTAAATTTTGGAAGAAATCTGActtctttcttattttattgAGATGACACATTAGACTATATTGGGAATATTTtgaatgtattttaaatttgatgttattgTGTTGAAGTTCTATTATgtgatttattatgttttgataCCGTAGAATCCGATTAGCGGCGCCTAGTCCTCGCCTAGGCAGCCTAGACGCAAGGTGCTGGGCTGGCGCTCGACTAGCACCTAGCGAATTTTATAACCTTGAGGATAATTTAAGTTTCAGTAATTTAACAAACGGTTACTGATCAAAGAATAATATTATAAGTCGATCCAAACCGAATTCATAAGTAAGCTGATTGATCACGAGTTAATGCTTCTAGAACCGAACTGATCTTAAAGACTAACTTATATCAATTGTAGCTGATGgaagataaatgatttaaaggtCACTGATTCAAAGACAATTGAAGACCCTACCTAACTAAATTAGTTAGGCTTTCTATTGGACAATCTCTGAAGAATTACATAACATTCTCTAAGGACCAGAGCttgaaggatcgtgtgctggACACcagaggtgcttcaaacacaatattctccaaaagctgcaatagctcgtgttttaaaaatgttaacaccgatgaattaaatcgagtttggttaaagtaccaagcgaaaaatactcgaagtaatctttcgtgaagaaagctgttatatttgaaagccttttaacttgtATAATCTAAATAACTTAAAAACCGAGGATCAGTTTtaccatatatcagttcagttatggtgaaaaTTGAACTGATGGATACTCTAATTGATCAAATTAGTTtaaaaaacaatagttaaatatgaaaatatacaagatatgtttatgaatatttggagacttcaactgatcctacgtcaccccttctacctcctcggacaggatacactagaagactttgatttatacaacaccttgtacaaacttactcagcttaggacttacccaccgCCTAACcgaactcctagactagactgaaggcagcacctcccagccaacacttgtttaacgtatGTGtttcaaagactacatacacaagtttaatgtctttgtgcaagactgtatttgagtgatGGTggtgagtgagtgtgtgtgatAACTGAACAACACCagaaaagtgttctcacacactgaggaaaaagagcttctaaactaagctgatatgaCTTTTGTGTATTCTGATAAGCACAAATTATGTAGCGTtttagagatttttattttgtcgTATTCATGCTTATCTGGCGATTTTATTCTGATTTTTGCGCTTTATTCGTCTCATTATTGCTATGTACAGGTTTGACTGAAAGATGATAAAAAccgaagaaaagaaaaaaaagtcaAACTTTGCATTGCCATGTTAGAAACAACCGGAAAAGTAGGAAGAATTTCACAGTGCCTATCCGGACCtatacacggaccccgtgtaagggtccgtgcCTTGAAAGCAAGAGCTTgacagagtctacacggaccccatgacggacctgtacacggggtccgtgtacaaaACCACCCGAGAAGACAAAtccagagtctacacggacccatacacaGATGtatgcacggggtccgtgtacttgatATCAGATCCAATATTTTGCGAAGATTCTGTAGAGATTTGGAGGATCAAGGAATGAAATAAAAGGGATTTTCGAGACAATAAAAATAGGATTATAAATCCTAGAAATAGATTTATAGTTAGTTCAGGGAATTTCATCGTGACATCGAGTAATCTGGGGTTACTTAATTCCAAGGCGTGACAGTAATCAAAATTTGGACCGTTGTGCGTTCCCAGTCATTTTgttgaatttgaaaaatatcCCAAGTTTCGAGCTGTTATCATCAATCTTAGTTAATAATTtagcataatttaatttaatttgactaGTTTAAATTATCATCAAATCACTTGTTATTATTTGCCTAGATTAAAtcgaataatttaaattatagtaTTTAAACAATAGTCTCTGTGGGATCGATACTTGGACTTGTCGTCCATTTGTTACAACTTGACCTAGTCCGCTTGCTAGAATTATTCCCAACCGAAACAATCGATCATATTCCCTCTAGGCTAATTGCTTCTTATGAGCTGATAATCAGTAAGCATGCCCTCTCTTCTTTTTCACACTTTTGTCTttactgatcttctatttatggGCGTGAAgtcttgatcgtacagtgagactcaattattgtatctgttgcagcttgaacatgttccttgaaatttgtgtctcgaatTTTCCGACAGTCTTCtagaacattttggctttatgctttgctgcaacgtccattattgtactatcaatagtacagATGCTTTGTACCCTTGTGCGTTGGTGGAATCCACTTTAGATAAGATTGTCtcgatctgcaactgattgattcctaactgacgTTCCTAACTagtcatctgaactgatcttcagttcgGCTGATGAAATCAATTGGCTTGTCAGTTggactgatttcactctttcagttgaactgatcagctgggctcttcatcagttgagttcttcatcagctggtcgggcttgtgaagttctcctgctgaaccacctatcagctggacatcaGCTGAACTGTTCTTCGATatatcagttgagctgattcagtttggacaatcagcTGGTACTTTCAGTTGCGtcttgatagcttcagttttggctcaatTAACTTATCAATTCAAAGCCTGGTCAGTTTCAGCTTCCTGCGCACTacaataaatcattagaaacaaaataacaagttttgttaacattaaaatcaagattgcgaacatgaaatattccaacaGAGCTTAACTGATATATTGGATAAGATCGTATAACAGCTTTTTCAGCTCGTTAAAATGTCAGAATCCATGTGCACTATCAACAGTGTATGATTTGTCAGAAAGGAAGATAACATGGCANAGCTTAACTGATATATTGGATAAGATCGTATAACAGCTTTTTCAGCTCGTTAAAATGTCAGAATCCATGTGCACTATCAACAGTGTATGATTTGTCAGAAAGGAAGATAACATGGCACAACGATATCTCGATTTGGGAACAACTATCAGATTCAAATTTCTGACAATTGAAATCGAAATCTATAAATATATTAGTTGCATAGAATTTCAATCTCTCCACAATTTTCTGAATCATCAAGTATTATCAAGCAAGTTCTTGATAACCTAACTGATCAAACAATTCTTCATCACACACTTAATAGTTTTATATATGATCATTGAATATTAATTTGTGCTTAGTATTTAGATTCGAAAATACATATGATTGGTAGTAAGAGTCTTATTGGTCATTGATTTGAAGTATGTGAGTGTTCTAGTTAGGAGTTTTCAGTGGGCAAGATATAGTTATACCGAATCGCATTTTTGCAAATTGTTTGTAATTACCAAATTCTTCTAGTGAATTCTTGAGTGGAAGAAAAGGTAACGTAGGAGTTGTTCAATTatccgaacatctagaaacaattctgtattttttttactttctgtTTTCATATCAGTTTGATAGTCAACCGTTCTTTTTTATTAGTCATTTTTATTGTTCAACTGTTTCAGTGAACCTATTTCCATACAATGCATAACTGTTGGTTTATTGATACCCAATTGACGATAATTCTAACTTTGTGTTGCTAACTCAACCAAgttaattttgaaattgttgATTCACCCCTTCAAAAGCAATCTCCTGATCCCAACATCATTACATTATAACATCATTACATTATATTGTTCAACGAAGTTGTGTCATACGatattttgaaacataaaattCATCAATAATAAAAGTTACATCTATATTCAAAGCTAAATCTTTTTCAATATAGAGCGTCAAGCAACCAACAAGTAATAGTAAATCAATTATTCAACAACAAATAATCAAGATGAATAAtcaatggtttattaacaaatatttaagcaataataaaaaacaatctACATGGTTTTCTGtgcaatatattttaaaactcaTTAGAGAATTTCATGAATTTAGAATAATAcaactttaattttttattttttccaaatCTTATAATTTAGTTTGATCTAACAACGAATACTTGGTCAAAATTAACCAATTAAATTTTCGTAATTTTTAAGAATTGGGATTGTTAATATATAATCATGAAAAAGTCTCACTTTTTTAATACATTCATAGCACGTTTTCCTCCTTGTATAAATACTCTGTAAAGCTACAAGCAAAATAAAAGATTGAAGAAATAAAAAGGCGAGACGGTTTTGCCTCCACATTATTGTATTCAACAATATTGAGGAGAGCTCTTCAATAACTTGTCTGATATTAGGCCTATCGTTCACAGGAAGAATGCACCTCAATGATACATCAAGCATGTCATCGATGGCTTTTGACTGTTGTTCTCCACCTGCAATATCTCTGTCCATACACTCCATTCTACGTCCTTCTTGATTATACAGGCGAACCCAATCAGTAAGATCAACAGCTCCAGATTGACCTGATATGATATCGCCAGCACTTCTTCGGGTCAATATCTCCATCATGATAACACCAAATGCATAAATGTCAGCTTGACATGATGGGATGGCTTTGGCTGCACTGGCTAGTTCTGGGGCTCGGTACCCAAGAGCTCCAAGATTCAATATCTGCTCTGCAATGCCTGCGGGTGTCATTAGGCGGTGGAGGCCATAATCAGTTAGCCGAACAATGTATTCAGGGCCTGCTAAGAGTATGTTCGTTGGTTTTAGGTTTCCATGAGGCTGGCCCCTGTCATGAAGAAACATAAGATTCCTAGCAACATCAACTGCTACTTTCAACCTTTGGTTGAATGATAATGGAGGGTATCTTCGTGGAGTTGTCTCTGCAGAATACATGGACTcgtaaaaatatcgtacaaAAGAAAACTACCATAGACGTCCATTTAACTATGAAGTACAACATAAATTCACCCATGCAATTGTAGAAGAAGCCGATATTGAAATCTTCAAGCTGACTGCTGAATTTCAAAAGGCCATTTCCATTATTTGAGAAAATGAAACTTATAAGTGAGTCTCTTAAAAAACCAAAAGCAGTTTGTGGAATAAGTATACAGAAAAATGTTGTAAGACTAGCTGCCATTTGCTCTGATGGAAGGAAAGTACAAAGAACTAGAAGATGgttaaaaataatgaaagtaCCAAGAACCAAATAAGCAATGGAAATAAAGTACCAAGAACACCAAAACTAGACATATTCGCTCATCTGACGGAACGAGTGTACCAATAACCAAATATGCAATGTTGAGGGCCCTTACCATAAAGATGCAAAGCCAAGCTATCCCCCAGAACATGATCCGCTAAAATAAGCCTTTCTTGTTCTCTAGGCCCCCAATAATAAGCACGATGAGGAACGATATTTGGATGTCTCAATGATCCTAGCTTTTTTACTTCCTTCGCAAACTCTTTCTAGTGTTTGACCAAGCCAACCCTCAACCACTTCACAGTTAGCATATTCCCATTATCTAACATTGCTTTATACATTGTGCCGTGACTACTTCTGCCAAGTACTTCCGCTGGAGCTCGAAATAATTCTTCAGCTGTAAATTTTAGCGAGGCATCCAAGAAGAACAGCTCACCAGCTAATCTATCAGGTGAATAAACATCCAGTGAAACAGGTTCTATTGTGTCAACCACATGGAGTGAGAATGCTATTGGACACCCTGGTGGAGATTTTCTTCCAGATGATTTTGGATGGTTAGCTTGTTGACTAGGACTTATGAACACCGCACCAGCTGCCGCTCCCTCAGGCATTATGTGCTCAACAATTTTAGTACAAGATTCCATTTGTCCAGGCAATGATCTTGAGTTTGAAGTCAATAAATGATCATTAGAAAAGCTTAATGAAGTCGGAGGATGCTCCATGTTGCTATGGAAACTGAAAAGTGAAGGACGACTAAACCTTCCGGCTTTTATATCTCTACCACCGGTTTGGCCACAAAATCCACTTCGAGTGCGGAATTCTTGAAAACGTGCCCGGTGATAGGCTAAAAGAACAAATGCAATCATAACAGCAGCTCCAACAGAAGCAACAATAATGGCAACTCTGATACTCGATTTCGAGCTGTGATTCCTTCCTTTATCTTGAATTCCAACAGAACCATTATTGCCACCCAGGAAGCCGTTGCGATATACAAGAAGCCCATTCCCAGgataaaatgatgaaatggGAAACCTATTTTCCAAGTTCTCGGGAATGTTTCTTGACAAATTATTGTAAGCCACGTCAAACAACTTCATACTGGATGGTAGTCTATTAGGTATACGACCGTTGAAGTTATTGTGGGATATATTAAGGTACTCCAAGCCACTAAGTTTGCTAAATTCATTTGGTAATAGTCCAGATAGATTATTATATGAAAGATTCAGTAAGTTGAGCCTCCCCCAGTTTCCTATATCGGAAGGCAACTCACCcatcaataaatcatttgaaagaTCGAGAAACTCCATAGGCGGAACAGATGGCAGAACCAACAATTTGTTTGTATGAGCACCTTCAAGAGGAATTGGTCCTGTCAATTGATTGCTTGATAAGTTCAAATTTGTTAAGGTTGTAGAAGTAAAGAAGCTCGGTGGGATAGGACCATCAAGTCTGTTAGAGCTGAGATCAACTGTGGTGATCTTTGGATATGAACCCAACGTCGAAGGTAAATTACCGTATAgaaaattatttcttatattAAGAACAGTCAATCTTTGGAACTGTGTCACATTGGGAATGCTTCCAGTCAAGTTATTGAAGCTCAAATCTAAAACTTTCAAATAGGCATTCCAAGTTTTCAGAACAGTTATGTCGTCAGATAGAAGGTTTTTGCTCAGATCAACAATTCTGCAATTTCCTAATGATGGTGGCAACAGGCCTGAGATTAAATTTGATGAAAGATTCAGGATATCCAAAGTTGTCGAATTGATTTTTGGAATGGAACCTAAACACATAAATGAAATTTGTCAGAATTTCTTCAGATGAAAGAACGGTAACAAATATGTCATGGAGAGGGAAAATGTGGAAACTTGGAGAAATAAATACAGCTATAAAAGAGATATCAAACCATTTATGCAGGGAAGGATTTTATAGTTTAATTAAAGATGTGAGCTGGAAATATAATATAACTATAATTGCATATAATCAATGCAATTAGCAATAACACATTATTCTTTTCAGGACACAAGTAAAATTATGTACTCTATCATCCACATGCACCCAAATTACCATAAACAGCCACATATCTACCGGAGTACACTATGACATTCCTATgaacagaaaagaaaatcaggCGGTTAAATTTTAGAGAATACTCAAATTTCTCAACAATAGAGATAGTGTTCTGTGATAATCGTTCATAAAATTGTTCTTAGAAATGTTTCATAAACTCAAGACCTCAATATTATAGAACAAAGATGGTGAAATTgaagtaaaaataaagaaatgtaATTAGAGATTAAAACGTGACTTTCGGATAGCTATCAACTCGATCCTACTAAAAAATTCGGACAAAAAGAGTTGTACATTCAAAGTGATATTGAAGTTGAAATAATTTCAAAGTGATACTGATATAACATGCAGTGAAAAATGTTGGTAGTATCTTGAGACAATATTTGGATGAAAGTCTGACGTAAAGAAGTAATATTGAATAATAATCAGTAAACAAACAAGTAAAATATACCAATGATATTTTGAAGACTTGGAC
It includes:
- the LOC140965958 gene encoding LOW QUALITY PROTEIN: probable inactive receptor kinase At5g10020 (The sequence of the model RefSeq protein was modified relative to this genomic sequence to represent the inferred CDS: substituted 1 base at 1 genomic stop codon), which codes for MTIPPTLTLFLTFHLLLPHAYAAEKEVRSLLEFRKGIKSDPSNLIFSTWMPPSNYSACPAAFHGVACDPSTDFIVAISLDRLDLSGDLKFSTLVPLKFLQNLTLSGNFLSGRLVPTLGQMSSLQVLDLSGNQFYGLIPARLNDLWALHFVNFSNNHFSGGCPSGIKNLQQLKVLDLHLNNFQGSVEELILELRNVEYLDLSRNAFSGSLELSVENVSSLANTVKYVNLSGNGLTGGFWGSDVMMLFRNLRILDLGDNGIGGQLPDFRQLPNLQILWLGNNGLYGSVPEGLLQAVVPLVELDLSLNGFSGSIPKINSTTLDILNLSSNLISGLLPPSLGNCRIVDLSKNLLSDDITVLKTWNAYLKVLDLSFNNLTGSIPNVTQFQRLTVLNIRNNFLYGNLPSTLGSYPKITTVDLSSNRLDGPIPPSFFTSTTLTNLNLSSNQLTGPIPLEGAHTNKLLVLPSVPPMEFLDLSNDLLMGELPSDIGNWGRLNLLNLSYNNLSGLLPNEFSKLSGLEYLNISHNNFNGRIPNRLPSSMKLFDVAYNNLSRNIPENLENRFPISSFYPGNGLLVYRNGFLGGNNGSVGIQDKGRNHSSKSSIRVAIIVASVGAAVMIAFVLLAYHRARFQEFRTRSGFCGQTGGRDIKAGRFSRPSLFSFHSNMEHPPTSLSFSNDHLLTSNSRSLPGQMESCTKIVEHIMPEGAAAGAVFISPSQQANHPKSSGRKSPPGCPIAFSLHVVDTIEPVSLDVYSPDRLAGELFFLDASLKFTAEELFRAPAEVLGRSSHGTMYKAMLDNGNMLTVKWLRVGLVKHXKEFAKEVKKLGSLRHPNIVPHRAYYWGPREQERLILADHVLGDSLALHLYETTPRRYPPLSFNQRLKVAVDVARNLMFLHDRGQPHGNLKPTNILLAGPEYIVRLTDYGLHRLMTPAGIAEQILNLGALGYRAPELASAAKAIPSCQADIYAFGVIMMEILTRRSAGDIISGQSGAVDLTDWVRLYNQEGRRMECMDRDIAGGEQQSKAIDDMLDVSLRCILPVNDRPNIRQVIEELSSILLNTIMWSFTEYLYKEENVL